Proteins encoded in a region of the Flavobacteriaceae bacterium HL-DH10 genome:
- a CDS encoding PorP/SprF family type IX secretion system membrane protein, whose translation MKKYLLHIILFFCFVQQFHAQEGGVVAFELPVRNSLKFNRYAINPTFSFVREQNKYISFTNKRQWVQFDNAPQTYLFSYAGRFRENIGAGVSVFQQNYGVLTTFGGVLNFAYNAVLGRDSNLTFGMNLGVYKSGLNTGKVITNFDDSSLNNIPSNTMFTVNPGINYGTGFIDFGVSINNLVSYNLQTSKIIEDNPEQSIQGHIMYTGYLNSRGFFDESKFSGLVRSEFKKEKTVISGIMMLTVPKGIWAQAGYNTLYGVSAGIGLNITNQISLEYNYEKAIGDLSAYGNSHEVTLAYKFKNVFRYDYSGDDDEQAVFNSTKKSRRVFAKSKPSTEERVDRAAIAEAKEQAKVDAAEKLKAKLEARAKLVAEAKAKREAKIKAVNDVKSIAKSSEETQTKLKLEEQTRIEAENKKQLEAETKLKSEEAARAKLALEKQTQAEEVTKRKLEQEAAETKLKEEEQARLKEENRQRLAEEAKAKAEEAARIKLASEQAKAKEIAKRKLEQAVAEAKLKEEEQARIKEENRQRLAAEAKAKAEEAARIKLALEQAKAKEIAKRKLEQAAAEAKLKEEEQARLKEANRQRLAAEAKAKEEEAARIKLAEEIAQRKLAKEEAEMKLKLEEQSRLEEEKKQQLAKQKLAEEQLKLRLEEESRRKEIAEQKADTLELEGLLVKVAKDRESLAIKGLIELTEQSKIEQQDLLIKLRETLASKQQDLDDLKEENDLSEQGIVSKPKPFKSVSAENRALEVLKEDLNILIKSQDLKISELESLYNERLKIVNDKTEVTNVIYQNKIQELKSNQSKLTQTRASLLETLNAVKVATEIERKRRIKRAAYDNEEDRYKKDKATLNQIKKYTPLSSVPLGESDFDFGEELNNNIKIVKAVSNEDSGYYLVIAVHSDTSKRDEFLRKAVAAGQSNINFFYDVNTSKYYIYYDKFDYIDAAKKAIDSKENKPYNSKMSLVKIEN comes from the coding sequence ATGAAAAAATATTTATTACATATCATTTTATTTTTCTGTTTTGTGCAACAATTTCATGCTCAAGAAGGGGGAGTTGTTGCGTTTGAGTTACCCGTTAGAAATTCTTTAAAGTTTAATAGATATGCTATCAATCCTACTTTTAGTTTTGTTAGAGAACAAAATAAATATATAAGTTTTACCAATAAAAGGCAATGGGTTCAGTTTGATAATGCTCCTCAAACCTATTTATTTAGTTATGCAGGTCGGTTTAGAGAAAATATCGGAGCTGGAGTATCTGTTTTTCAGCAAAATTACGGGGTACTAACTACTTTTGGAGGTGTATTAAACTTTGCTTATAATGCTGTTTTAGGTAGAGATAGTAATTTAACGTTTGGTATGAACTTAGGGGTTTATAAAAGCGGATTAAATACGGGCAAAGTAATAACTAATTTTGATGATTCTTCATTAAATAATATTCCATCAAATACTATGTTTACTGTAAATCCTGGTATAAATTATGGTACTGGTTTTATAGATTTTGGAGTATCTATTAACAATCTTGTTTCTTATAATCTACAAACTTCTAAAATCATTGAAGATAATCCTGAACAAAGTATACAAGGTCATATTATGTATACAGGTTATTTAAATAGTCGTGGTTTTTTTGATGAAAGTAAATTTTCTGGGTTAGTAAGGTCAGAATTCAAAAAAGAAAAAACGGTTATTTCTGGAATTATGATGCTTACAGTTCCTAAAGGCATATGGGCTCAAGCAGGATATAACACACTTTATGGTGTTTCTGCAGGAATAGGTTTAAATATTACGAATCAGATTTCATTAGAGTATAACTATGAAAAGGCTATAGGGGATTTATCAGCCTATGGAAATTCTCATGAAGTTACCCTAGCTTATAAATTTAAAAATGTATTTAGATATGATTATAGTGGTGATGATGATGAGCAAGCCGTTTTTAATTCAACTAAAAAATCAAGACGTGTATTTGCAAAATCAAAGCCTTCAACCGAAGAAAGGGTGGATAGAGCTGCAATAGCAGAAGCTAAAGAGCAAGCTAAGGTTGATGCAGCAGAAAAATTAAAAGCAAAATTAGAAGCTAGAGCTAAATTAGTTGCAGAAGCAAAAGCTAAAAGGGAAGCTAAAATTAAGGCAGTAAATGATGTGAAATCTATAGCTAAAAGTTCTGAAGAAACTCAAACAAAATTAAAATTAGAGGAACAAACAAGAATTGAAGCAGAGAATAAAAAACAACTAGAAGCCGAAACTAAGCTAAAATCCGAAGAAGCAGCTAGAGCTAAATTAGCATTAGAAAAACAGACTCAAGCAGAAGAGGTAACTAAAAGAAAATTAGAACAAGAAGCAGCAGAAACAAAACTTAAAGAAGAAGAACAAGCTCGACTTAAAGAGGAAAACAGACAACGATTGGCTGAAGAGGCAAAAGCAAAAGCAGAGGAGGCTGCTAGAATTAAATTAGCATCAGAGCAAGCTAAAGCAAAAGAAATAGCTAAAAGAAAATTAGAGCAAGCAGTAGCAGAAGCAAAACTTAAAGAAGAAGAACAAGCTCGAATTAAAGAAGAAAACAGACAACGATTAGCTGCAGAGGCAAAAGCAAAAGCAGAGGAGGCTGCTAGAATTAAATTAGCATTAGAACAAGCTAAAGCAAAAGAAATAGCTAAAAGAAAATTAGAGCAAGCCGCAGCAGAAGCAAAACTAAAAGAAGAAGAACAAGCTCGACTTAAAGAAGCGAACAGACAACGATTAGCTGCAGAGGCAAAAGCAAAAGAAGAGGAGGCTGCTAGAATTAAATTAGCAGAAGAAATTGCTCAGAGAAAATTAGCTAAAGAAGAAGCGGAAATGAAATTAAAACTAGAAGAGCAATCTCGACTAGAAGAAGAAAAAAAGCAACAATTGGCGAAACAGAAATTAGCCGAAGAACAGCTTAAATTAAGACTTGAAGAAGAAAGCAGACGTAAAGAAATAGCTGAACAAAAAGCGGACACATTAGAATTAGAGGGTCTACTAGTTAAGGTTGCAAAAGATAGAGAATCTTTAGCTATAAAAGGTTTAATTGAGTTAACAGAGCAATCTAAAATTGAACAACAAGATTTATTGATTAAATTAAGAGAGACGTTAGCTAGTAAGCAACAAGATTTAGATGATTTAAAAGAAGAAAATGATTTAAGCGAACAGGGTATTGTTAGTAAACCAAAACCATTTAAAAGTGTTTCTGCAGAGAATAGAGCTTTAGAAGTATTAAAAGAAGATCTTAATATTTTAATTAAATCTCAAGATCTTAAAATATCAGAATTAGAAAGCTTATATAATGAAAGATTAAAAATTGTTAACGATAAAACAGAAGTGACAAATGTGATTTATCAAAATAAGATACAAGAATTAAAGTCAAATCAATCTAAATTAACTCAAACAAGAGCAAGTTTACTGGAGACATTAAATGCTGTTAAAGTAGCCACCGAAATAGAAAGAAAACGAAGAATAAAACGTGCTGCTTATGACAATGAAGAAGATCGATATAAAAAAGACAAAGCGACTTTAAATCAAATAAAGAAATACACACCATTAAGTTCTGTACCTTTAGGTGAATCAGATTTTGATTTTGGAGAAGAATTGAATAATAATATTAAAATTGTAAAAGCTGTTAGTAATGAAGATAGTGGTTATTATTTAGTAATTGCAGTTCATAGTGACACATCTAAAAGAGATGAATTTTTAAGAAAAGCAGTGGCTGCTGGACAGAGCAATATTAATTTCTTTTATGATGTAAATACAAGTAAATATTATATTTATTATGATAAGTTTGATTACATAGATGCCGCTAAAAAAGCAATAGACTCAAAAGAAAATAAACCATATAATAGTAAAATGTCTTTGGTTAAAATTGAAAATTAA
- a CDS encoding gliding motility-associated C-terminal domain-containing protein, with translation MKNSAIINLSVFVFLCLFQTAEAQIVISTPSIGFTQACASPSFNTYNVSFTFSPEASLGATNQFILELSDDAGSFSNATTIYTSNQGSITTSPVNLTFSLPTSIAGESYKLRIKSTDPVASSTGSISFAAYYKIQDEPFTINNLISTGAYCSGGSYLLTIDNPGSDSNNSPLQYPSLTFNWFKETSQTTSVFVASGSTLTVNEPGTYFAQTNYGTCTSNSYSNRVTISESTTGGTSSINSSLGNPYCLSQGATTLSTINANSYQWYKDGEAISGATNQMYQTNEAGEYSVDIDLGDCNTSASINLENTGFTSSIDVLDINTIEENETLIATVTTSAVNPEFIWYLNDVAISGASNNSYEATQAGNYKVVISQTSGCSASNEFLFIVSTPFPSVANIPNLISPNGDGVNDTWVIPQEYVSGTNTEVIIISAQGDVVLKTNDYQNNWPINQLDFKAINPVYYYIITTENNQKRKGSITVVK, from the coding sequence ATGAAGAATTCAGCTATTATTAATTTATCGGTTTTTGTATTTTTATGTTTATTTCAAACTGCTGAAGCACAAATAGTTATTAGTACACCAAGTATAGGTTTTACTCAAGCTTGTGCGAGTCCTTCTTTTAACACCTATAATGTATCGTTTACTTTTTCTCCTGAAGCTTCGTTAGGAGCAACAAATCAATTTATTCTTGAACTTTCAGATGATGCAGGTAGTTTTTCAAATGCTACAACTATTTATACTTCAAATCAAGGAAGTATTACAACATCACCAGTTAATTTAACGTTTTCATTACCAACCAGTATTGCAGGTGAAAGTTATAAACTTAGAATAAAGAGTACAGATCCTGTAGCTAGTAGTACTGGCTCTATTTCGTTTGCCGCCTATTATAAAATTCAAGATGAACCTTTTACAATTAATAATTTAATTTCTACAGGTGCGTATTGTTCTGGCGGTAGTTATTTGTTGACAATAGATAATCCTGGAAGTGATTCAAACAATTCACCCTTACAATATCCGTCACTTACTTTTAATTGGTTTAAAGAAACAAGTCAAACAACATCAGTTTTTGTAGCCTCGGGGTCTACTTTAACGGTTAATGAGCCGGGAACTTATTTCGCACAAACAAATTACGGAACTTGTACATCAAATTCATATTCTAATCGAGTAACAATAAGTGAATCTACTACTGGAGGGACATCTTCAATTAATTCAAGCTTAGGCAACCCATATTGTTTAAGTCAAGGCGCAACAACTTTAAGTACTATAAATGCGAATAGTTATCAGTGGTATAAAGATGGTGAAGCTATATCTGGTGCAACTAATCAAATGTACCAAACCAATGAAGCTGGCGAATATTCGGTAGATATTGACTTAGGAGATTGTAATACCAGTGCTTCTATTAATTTAGAGAATACAGGGTTTACAAGTAGTATTGATGTTTTAGATATTAATACAATAGAAGAAAATGAAACTTTAATTGCTACAGTAACCACATCAGCGGTTAATCCTGAATTTATATGGTATTTAAATGATGTTGCTATATCTGGCGCTTCCAATAATAGTTATGAAGCCACACAAGCAGGAAATTATAAAGTTGTTATTAGTCAAACTTCTGGTTGTTCGGCATCTAATGAATTTCTATTTATAGTAAGTACACCGTTTCCAAGTGTTGCAAACATTCCTAATTTAATAAGTCCGAATGGTGATGGTGTTAACGATACTTGGGTAATACCTCAAGAGTATGTTAGCGGCACAAATACTGAAGTTATAATAATAAGTGCCCAAGGAGATGTTGTTCTTAAAACAAATGATTATCAAAATAACTGGCCAATAAATCAGTTAGATTTTAAAGCAATAAACCCTGTTTACTATTATATAATTACAACAGAGAACAATCAAAAAAGAAAAGGCTCTATAACGGTTGTTAAATAA
- a CDS encoding cation transporter, producing the protein MKKVVLSIAIVIATSLTSCKNETKQENKITTDVSKEMAMSDISFGVRGNCGMCKNTIEKAVNNIAGVSSANWDVEKKKIDVIFDDSKTNELAIHKAIATSGYDTDKVLGSDEAYQNLPGCCQYDHEMIMNQ; encoded by the coding sequence ATGAAAAAAGTAGTTTTAAGTATAGCTATAGTAATAGCTACGAGTTTAACAAGTTGTAAAAACGAAACCAAACAAGAAAATAAGATAACAACAGACGTATCTAAAGAAATGGCTATGTCCGATATTTCATTTGGCGTTAGAGGTAATTGTGGTATGTGTAAAAACACCATAGAAAAAGCAGTAAATAATATAGCTGGCGTATCTAGTGCTAATTGGGATGTTGAGAAAAAGAAAATAGATGTCATTTTTGATGATTCTAAAACTAATGAACTGGCAATACATAAAGCAATTGCTACATCGGGTTATGACACAGATAAAGTTCTTGGTAGTGACGAGGCCTATCAAAATTTACCAGGATGTTGTCAATACGATCATGAAATGATTATGAATCAATAA
- a CDS encoding efflux RND transporter periplasmic adaptor subunit, with protein sequence MKKYIKYIVILAIGLLLGWLLFGGSSNTKSEHNHDAVAESNQMWTCSMHPQIMQPEPGDCPICGMDLIPATSNSEGLLADQFKLTENAMALANIQTSIIGNAETENSFIKLSGKIIENEETNSVQVSYFSGRIERLNVSFTGEEVRKGQLIATIYSPELYTAQQELLTAFSLKTSQPELYKSVRNKLKLWKLTESQINQIEETGKVKENLPMYATVSGTVLEKLVAEGNYIKQGQPLLKIANLNTVWANFDVYENQIDLFKKGEEIIVTTHAYANKEFKGKVDFIDPVLDTKTRTVKLRVVLNNENDELKPGMFVEGKVKGIIVNKNELLSIPATAVLWTGERSIVYIKANPSQPVFEMREITLGNKIGDSYEVLSGLLNKDDEIVTNGTFTVDAVAQLQGKKSMMNKNADKVMTGHEGHLGMEMTGLLKNKNHSLINKRIKVSNDFQNQLQVVFNDYIKLRDALVKDDSRNAVKASKILLGDLTKIDMKLLTNKEAHNHWMSLENGINTSVNSISKTSDITVQRAHFKNLSSQLINTLQLFGVNEKVFVEFCPMADNNKGAYWLSKEEKVINPYFGNEMLTCGEVKQVIE encoded by the coding sequence ATGAAAAAATATATAAAATATATAGTAATTCTAGCAATTGGTTTGCTTTTAGGTTGGTTACTTTTTGGTGGCTCATCAAATACGAAATCAGAGCATAACCACGATGCAGTAGCAGAAAGTAATCAAATGTGGACTTGTTCAATGCATCCACAAATTATGCAACCAGAACCAGGCGATTGTCCTATTTGTGGAATGGATTTAATTCCTGCAACAAGTAATTCTGAAGGTTTATTGGCAGATCAATTCAAACTTACAGAAAACGCTATGGCATTAGCGAACATACAAACGTCTATTATTGGAAATGCTGAAACAGAAAATAGTTTTATCAAATTGTCTGGAAAAATTATAGAAAATGAAGAGACTAATTCGGTTCAAGTCAGTTATTTTTCTGGACGAATAGAACGATTGAATGTTAGTTTTACAGGTGAAGAAGTACGTAAAGGGCAATTGATAGCAACTATTTATTCTCCAGAATTGTATACAGCTCAGCAAGAACTCTTAACGGCATTTTCTTTAAAAACATCACAACCTGAATTATATAAATCAGTGCGTAATAAATTAAAGCTATGGAAATTGACTGAAAGTCAGATAAATCAAATTGAAGAAACAGGGAAAGTAAAAGAAAATCTCCCTATGTATGCAACCGTTTCAGGTACAGTTTTAGAAAAATTAGTAGCAGAAGGTAATTATATTAAACAAGGGCAACCGTTGCTTAAAATTGCTAACTTAAATACTGTTTGGGCTAATTTTGATGTTTATGAAAATCAAATTGATTTGTTTAAAAAAGGAGAAGAAATTATTGTTACAACCCATGCATATGCTAATAAAGAGTTTAAAGGAAAAGTCGATTTTATAGATCCTGTTCTAGATACTAAAACAAGAACTGTTAAATTAAGAGTTGTACTTAATAATGAAAATGATGAACTTAAACCAGGTATGTTTGTTGAAGGTAAAGTAAAAGGAATTATTGTAAATAAAAATGAACTCTTGAGTATTCCAGCAACTGCAGTTTTATGGACAGGAGAGCGTTCAATTGTTTATATAAAAGCAAATCCAAGTCAACCCGTTTTTGAAATGCGTGAAATTACATTGGGGAATAAAATTGGGGATAGTTATGAGGTATTATCTGGTTTATTAAATAAAGATGATGAAATTGTAACCAATGGAACGTTTACAGTTGATGCTGTAGCTCAATTACAAGGCAAAAAATCGATGATGAATAAAAATGCGGACAAAGTGATGACTGGTCACGAAGGACATCTTGGAATGGAGATGACTGGTTTATTAAAGAATAAAAATCATTCCTTAATAAACAAAAGAATCAAAGTGTCAAATGATTTTCAAAATCAATTACAAGTAGTTTTTAATGATTATATTAAATTAAGAGATGCTTTGGTAAAAGATGATTCAAGAAACGCAGTAAAAGCATCAAAAATATTATTAGGTGATTTGACTAAAATTGATATGAAACTATTAACAAATAAAGAAGCTCATAATCATTGGATGTCATTAGAAAATGGGATAAATACATCAGTAAATTCCATTTCAAAAACATCAGATATTACTGTACAAAGAGCTCATTTTAAGAATCTATCGTCACAATTAATAAATACGCTTCAATTATTTGGAGTTAACGAAAAAGTCTTTGTAGAGTTTTGCCCTATGGCAGATAATAATAAAGGTGCATATTGGTTAAGTAAAGAAGAAAAAGTAATCAATCCTTATTTTGGTAATGAAATGCTTACCTGTGGAGAAGTAAAACAAGTAATAGAATAA
- a CDS encoding cation transporter yields the protein MFKTVFKISKMDCPSEENLIKMKLYDIEGVKQLEFDLKERVLVVFHTNNEKTIEKAIRELNLNESKLSTEETDIVFNETQTNESKLLWIVLIINFAFFVIEMSTGFFSKSMGLIADSLDMLADSFVYGLSLLAVGGTILKKKRIAKYAGYFQLTLAIIGVIEVVRRFLGLEALPVFSTMIIVSIFALIANGICFYLLLKSKSEEAHMRASMIFTSNDIVINLGVIVAGILVKWLNSGLPDLIIGIIVFVLVIQGAFRILKLSN from the coding sequence ATGTTTAAAACAGTTTTTAAAATATCAAAAATGGATTGTCCTTCAGAAGAAAATCTAATTAAGATGAAGCTATATGATATTGAAGGCGTTAAGCAGCTTGAATTTGATTTAAAGGAAAGGGTTTTGGTGGTATTTCATACTAACAATGAAAAAACTATTGAAAAGGCAATAAGAGAATTAAACCTAAATGAATCTAAGTTAAGTACAGAAGAAACAGACATTGTTTTTAATGAAACTCAAACAAATGAATCAAAACTTCTGTGGATAGTTTTGATTATAAATTTTGCTTTTTTTGTAATTGAAATGAGTACTGGTTTTTTTTCAAAGTCGATGGGTTTAATCGCTGATAGTCTTGATATGCTAGCCGATTCATTTGTTTATGGATTAAGTCTTTTGGCGGTTGGAGGCACAATTTTAAAAAAGAAAAGAATTGCAAAATATGCAGGCTACTTTCAATTAACACTTGCAATTATAGGTGTTATTGAAGTTGTAAGAAGATTTTTAGGTCTTGAAGCTTTACCTGTTTTTTCTACAATGATAATCGTTTCAATTTTTGCTTTAATTGCTAATGGCATCTGTTTTTATTTATTACTAAAATCAAAAAGTGAAGAAGCTCATATGCGAGCAAGTATGATTTTTACGTCGAACGATATAGTTATTAATCTTGGCGTTATTGTGGCGGGTATATTAGTTAAATGGCTAAACTCTGGGTTGCCAGATTTAATAATAGGGATCATAGTCTTTGTATTAGTGATTCAAGGTGCATTTAGAATATTAAAACTGAGTAATTAA
- a CDS encoding heavy metal translocating P-type ATPase translates to MKHTYHIHGMTCNGCRSHVEQTLSKVKGVSKASVDLEKAEAIIEMESHIPMDTFQEALKKDGGRYSIHKLGTHHHSEEKKEEKPKGKGTGTFYCPMHCEGDKTYDKPGDCPVCGMDLVEEQNLSSHSLEQWTCPMHPEIVKDEFGSCPICGMDLVPLKPDLSAEEKTYKKLLKKFWIAAAFTLPTFLIAMSDMLPNNPLYKVMEQKNWNWIQFVLSIPVVFYATWMFFERAYKSIKTWNLNMFTLIGIGSGVAWLFSVFGMFFPDFFPTQFKTESGAVHVYFEAATVILTLVLMGQLLEARAHSKTNSAVKELLKLAPNKAIKIVDGEAVEVSIDQIELNDILKVKPGDKIPVDGIITEGETTIDESMITGEPIPVNKSKNDKVSSGTINGNQSFLMKAEKVGSDTLLSQIIQMVNDASRTRAPIQNLADKISSYFVPVVVVISLITFIIWAIWGPEPVYVYAFVNAIAVLIIACPCALGLATPMSVMVGVGKGAQNGVLIKNAEALEKLNKVDTLIIDKTGTITEGKPTVEKVGTFNNSFSESEVLKYIVSINSNSEHPLAQATVNYGKEKNVEILKSDAFSAVTGKGVEATINSKKVALGNPKMMVYEKAEITSQMEEEVAGHQKQGKTVSYLAIDKTVVGFVVIGDKIKETSAKAIKALQDKGIAVIMLTGDNHNTAKAVASILNLSDFKASMLPEDKLQKVEQLQKEGKVVAMAGDGINDAPALAKSDVGIAMGTGTDVAIESAMITLVKGDLHGIVKARHLSDAVMKNIKQNLFFALIYNTIGVPIAAGVLFPFFGILLSPMIAALAMSFSSVSVIANALRLRTIKI, encoded by the coding sequence ATGAAACATACTTATCATATTCACGGAATGACCTGCAATGGATGTCGCAGTCATGTAGAACAAACGCTTTCTAAAGTGAAAGGGGTTTCGAAAGCTTCTGTTGATTTAGAAAAAGCAGAAGCAATTATTGAAATGGAATCTCATATTCCAATGGATACTTTTCAAGAAGCCTTAAAAAAAGATGGAGGCAGGTACAGTATCCATAAACTAGGAACACATCATCATTCAGAAGAAAAGAAAGAAGAAAAGCCTAAAGGAAAGGGAACAGGTACATTTTATTGTCCAATGCATTGTGAAGGCGATAAAACTTATGACAAGCCAGGAGATTGTCCTGTTTGCGGGATGGATTTAGTAGAAGAGCAAAATCTATCAAGTCACTCATTAGAGCAATGGACATGTCCTATGCACCCAGAAATTGTTAAAGACGAGTTTGGTTCGTGTCCTATTTGTGGCATGGACCTAGTGCCTCTTAAACCAGATCTTTCAGCCGAAGAGAAAACCTATAAGAAGTTATTAAAAAAATTCTGGATAGCTGCGGCTTTTACTTTGCCTACGTTCTTAATTGCCATGAGTGATATGCTTCCTAATAATCCATTATATAAAGTAATGGAACAAAAAAACTGGAATTGGATTCAGTTTGTATTATCTATTCCTGTCGTATTTTATGCAACTTGGATGTTTTTTGAACGTGCCTATAAAAGTATAAAAACATGGAATCTCAATATGTTTACGCTTATTGGGATTGGTTCTGGCGTTGCTTGGTTATTTAGTGTTTTTGGAATGTTTTTTCCAGATTTTTTTCCAACACAATTTAAAACCGAATCTGGAGCAGTACATGTCTATTTTGAAGCTGCAACTGTAATTTTAACATTGGTTTTAATGGGTCAATTGTTAGAAGCTCGAGCACATAGTAAAACCAATTCAGCAGTAAAAGAGTTGTTAAAATTGGCACCTAATAAGGCTATAAAAATTGTAGATGGTGAAGCGGTTGAAGTCAGTATTGATCAAATAGAATTAAACGATATATTAAAAGTGAAACCAGGGGATAAAATTCCTGTTGATGGTATTATTACTGAAGGCGAGACAACTATTGATGAATCTATGATTACTGGTGAACCCATTCCTGTAAATAAATCAAAAAATGATAAAGTAAGTAGTGGAACGATTAATGGAAATCAATCCTTTTTAATGAAAGCAGAAAAGGTAGGAAGCGACACCTTACTCTCTCAAATTATTCAAATGGTTAATGATGCCAGTAGAACTCGAGCACCCATTCAAAATTTAGCCGATAAAATATCAAGTTACTTTGTGCCAGTTGTAGTTGTTATTTCTTTAATAACCTTTATCATTTGGGCTATTTGGGGACCAGAACCTGTTTATGTTTATGCGTTTGTTAATGCTATTGCGGTTTTAATCATTGCGTGTCCCTGTGCTTTAGGTTTAGCAACACCAATGTCGGTTATGGTTGGCGTGGGTAAAGGTGCTCAAAATGGTGTATTGATTAAAAATGCAGAAGCACTAGAGAAGTTGAATAAAGTAGATACACTAATTATTGATAAAACTGGAACAATTACCGAAGGAAAACCAACTGTAGAAAAAGTAGGCACTTTTAATAATAGTTTTAGTGAAAGCGAAGTACTTAAATATATCGTGTCTATAAACAGTAATAGTGAGCATCCGTTAGCCCAAGCTACTGTTAATTATGGTAAAGAAAAAAATGTTGAAATATTAAAATCTGATGCCTTTAGTGCGGTTACTGGTAAAGGTGTAGAAGCTACTATTAATAGTAAAAAAGTAGCATTAGGTAATCCTAAAATGATGGTATATGAAAAAGCTGAAATTACTTCGCAAATGGAGGAAGAAGTTGCTGGCCATCAAAAACAAGGTAAAACAGTATCGTATCTAGCCATCGATAAAACAGTGGTAGGCTTTGTGGTTATTGGAGATAAAATTAAGGAAACTAGTGCTAAAGCAATTAAAGCTCTTCAAGACAAAGGGATTGCGGTAATCATGTTAACTGGCGATAATCATAACACAGCAAAAGCTGTAGCCTCTATACTTAATTTATCCGATTTTAAAGCAAGTATGTTGCCTGAAGATAAATTGCAAAAAGTAGAGCAACTTCAAAAAGAAGGAAAAGTAGTTGCTATGGCAGGCGATGGTATTAATGATGCTCCAGCTTTGGCTAAAAGTGATGTTGGTATAGCCATGGGTACAGGAACAGATGTAGCCATTGAAAGTGCTATGATAACTTTGGTTAAAGGCGATTTACACGGCATTGTAAAGGCAAGACATTTAAGTGATGCCGTAATGAAAAACATCAAGCAAAATCTGTTTTTTGCACTTATATACAATACCATAGGAGTGCCTATTGCAGCGGGTGTTTTATTTCCGTTTTTCGGAATATTATTATCACCAATGATTGCTGCATTAGCTATGAGTTTCAGCTCAGTATCTGTTATTGCTAATGCCTTAAGATTAAGAACTATTAAAATTTAG
- a CDS encoding helix-turn-helix transcriptional regulator, with product MKETIYIKNMVCNRCIASVLTIFNTENYMVESVELGKVVAIKGLNSNCENLNRALIKTGFQIIENERDTLIEQIKVKLIHKIELGETEDLFKILAEEFGKTETAISKLFSKHEGVTLEKYTINLKIEKVKEFIQLGQLNFSEISYTLNYKTSSHLARQFKAVTGMSMSDYKSLQNWKRISLDQIV from the coding sequence ATGAAAGAAACTATTTATATAAAAAATATGGTTTGTAACCGTTGTATCGCTTCGGTTTTAACAATTTTTAATACTGAAAATTATATGGTAGAGTCCGTGGAATTAGGAAAAGTTGTAGCCATTAAAGGACTAAATAGTAATTGTGAAAATTTAAACAGAGCACTAATAAAAACAGGTTTTCAAATTATTGAAAATGAGAGAGATACTTTGATTGAGCAAATAAAAGTAAAGCTTATTCATAAAATAGAATTAGGAGAAACTGAGGATTTATTTAAAATTTTAGCTGAAGAATTTGGTAAAACAGAAACTGCAATAAGTAAGTTATTTAGTAAGCATGAAGGTGTTACATTAGAGAAATACACCATCAATCTAAAAATTGAAAAAGTAAAAGAGTTTATACAACTGGGGCAATTAAATTTCTCAGAAATATCATATACTTTAAATTATAAAACAAGTAGTCATTTAGCAAGACAGTTTAAAGCTGTTACTGGAATGTCAATGTCCGATTATAAGAGTTTGCAAAATTGGAAGAGAATATCTTTAGACCAAATTGTATAA